The DNA sequence TTATAGAGATTCCAGTTAAgtactttaaaaaatttgtaaacaCTTTAATATATCCCAATATTACTAAAACAGATAATTACACCTCTCATGATTGTTTAtctaaaagaaagaacaagcatagaaatttcttaaataaattatacattttttatctatatgtCTTCTCTCATGATTTTCTTGTTGTTATTAACTTAAAATAATGCATAATGTAGTTTTAATGAATAACTTTGGCATACCTTAATAAGGATTTGAAGCCTATCAAGCAGGTAATCTTGGTACATATTAATGTTGAACATCACTCTTGCATGAGGACGGTCATAGAACTTGAGAAGAAAGTCATTAGAACCTGCACCAATAATAACAAGAGCATCTCCAAGTATTtgtttagtttcattttctCCTGTAATTCGATTGAGCTTTGCTACATAAGCTTTGAAGTACTCAATTTGTTTGGTCATCGATATGGCATTGGCTGACGCTGCAGTGCAATCATCAAAACCTGATCCTCCAGATGCGAAGCAAACACCTGTTAGAAGTTCTTTGTTTGGTAGGTTTGGGTTCAAATAAGGAGGGACACCATCTTTGATATTTAATATAGAGGCAAGAAAGTCAATTACCAATTTTCCATTAGAGAATCTTCCTGTAGGTACATGACCTGGAAAATCCTTGCCATAGGGCAAATGATTTGCCTTAGCCAAACTCCCCATGATGTAGTTGTTATTACCTGAATCTGCTGATGAATCCCCGAAAACTAGAATGGATGAGAAATTGGGTTTAGGGAGAGGATCACTCCTAACAACTACAAGGGTGCAAACATGCATTAAAATGATAAGATGGACTGTGAGTGCCATTGCTATAACTTGTTTTCCAACCAATAcagtaacatatatatatatatggctttACATGCTACATATactgaatttattttatactgtTTTTTGGAAAGTACACTAGTTAAGAGGATGGAAAATGTTGATTTTTGTCTTCACCTAAGCGTGGCAAAATAAGATGGACGCGACAGGACCCGTGGTAAATGGTTGAGGTTTTCAACCTACTCACCAGTTTTTTGGTCGGGATGGGTGAACCCATCAACTTaacccttttatttaaaaaattattattgataattatttttatattatttgcataaattaataatgcttaattatttaatttattttttgtctaaaaaattactatttaaaatttaaggtaatacatttattttttcaataaatatttattatttaatattttaaagacaaattaaagcaattaaaatatatcttcttttttttttaacaagttgACCCACAAcccattttcaatttgtttaCTTGAGCATAAACAAGGTTCAGATGAAAGTATCAACCTGTTTTTTCTATGTACCAATCCATTTTTGGTGGGTTAATGGCAGTGCAAGGTGGGGATGAGTTTTTGGCCAATTTTTTCATCCTTGATgtcaaaataatattcttaGAAGAGAATACATATTTCATGACACACTCTTCTAGAGCGGACAAAAAGGACGAGTTATTTCATATTCTATATGGGTCTTATTTTTGAAAGACCATAtactaagataaaagaaaaattggtaACGGCAAAGTCTTAAATTGTAGTGACAAATAACACAACAATAAAATGAATGATTGTTGTACATCATAGCTGTTTTTCAGTTGATAGGAGACAATTTATAAGACTTATAAGggcatttattttgttttgttgtattGGGTAGTGTGACAATTAAGAGGaagaaatgttaatttatttcttcACCTAGTTTTGTCATAATCATTTgatactaaaaaaaagttatttatttactagtattaaaataattaatgcttgaaattttttaatacaaaaatcaataaacacttttggttttaaaaaatataaattgattcaacTATTTACTTTCTTACTCTATTACTTATTAATATTCTGTATCTACTTAAGGCAAATGATTTTGCTAGGTTGAAGTAGTTGATTGATCTAGTTGTTAGCCCATTGTGGAATCTTTTAACtcctaaaagaaaaattggatgATATTCGTTTTTGTTATACCTGAGTTGAGTTCATTCTTTATGTTATCTTTTGATGTGCATTTATCTATGTATATcttattaactattaaaatattaaaacataacatattattttattgtgatataaaaaaactcaagatcggttgaatttcaaatattcaaatttatcaCTAGAATATCAAGACTTCACATTTTGAATCGCATCGAAAAGATTATTTATCTCAAagaaatttatgtaaaattttgaaaaaaacaacaaagattgttatcttatttgtcaaagaaagatagaatatgatataaaaaattaataaatcaatttgATATTTGAGAGTCACAAATTCATTAAATTGAACAgtaattcttaattattcaaTGTCTGGATGACTTGCTATCTAAACGGCCAAGGTTAAGATTAGTTTCATTAGGTGGTCATGTGGTGTTTTGTTCAAAGTATATGCAACATGTATTTGTAAGATGTGGGTGTAGGATTGTTGTCTTGCCCATAGGTGTAAAGGCAAGACACTGTCATTTGTATTTGCTACTAGCACCTCTGGTGCTCTTTTATTCTATGTTAATCAttgcatttaaaaataaaagaaaaagataaatgttAGCCAgtatccttaaaaaaataaatattttctttttattgtgaTGTGCAAAATTATGTTGTCCAAAATTACATTCTCTTTTAGGGCATTGGTTAATTtgaaagaataaatattttttattgggatGCGCAAAAT is a window from the Glycine max cultivar Williams 82 chromosome 2, Glycine_max_v4.0, whole genome shotgun sequence genome containing:
- the LOC100816730 gene encoding GDSL esterase/lipase At2g30220, coding for MALTVHLIILMHVCTLVVVRSDPLPKPNFSSILVFGDSSADSGNNNYIMGSLAKANHLPYGKDFPGHVPTGRFSNGKLVIDFLASILNIKDGVPPYLNPNLPNKELLTGVCFASGGSGFDDCTAASANAISMTKQIEYFKAYVAKLNRITGENETKQILGDALVIIGAGSNDFLLKFYDRPHARVMFNINMYQDYLLDRLQILIKDLYDYECRKFLVSGLPPIGCIPFQITLKFERDRKCVLQENFDAEQYNQKLVQRLLQIQAMLPGSRLVYLDLYYSILNLINHPENYGLEVTNRGCCGLGALEVTALCNKLTPVCNDASKYVFWDSFHLSEVSNQYLAKCVEINVLPQFCNSS